CCCCCAGGCGCTGGCCGAGCGCCCCGAGGTAGGCCAGCCCTGGCGCGAGCTCACCACGGCGCAAAAGCAAATCCTGTATCCCCTGGCCAACCACTGGAGCGGACTCAACGAAGCGCAAAAGCACCATTGGCTCAAGCTGGCCGCAGGTTTTCCGTCGTTGGCGCCGCAGGAACAGGAGTGGCTGCTGGCGCGCCTGAGCGACTGGGCCAGCCTCAGCGCCCAGCAGCGCAGCCAGGCACGGCTGAACTACGCAGCCACCAGCACCTTGCCGCCGGACAGCAAGCGCGCCAAGTGGCAGGCCTACCAAGCCTTGAGCGAAGCGCAGCGCCAACGCCTGGCCGAGCGGGCCGCAGCGCCGCGCACATCGGGCGCAGCGCCAGCAGTGCGGCCCGCCAGCAAGCGCCTGGCCAAGGTGCCGGCGGCCAGCAACATGCCGGCGGCGCTGCCCAATCCGCCCAAGATTCCCCGGCCCGACAGCACCCATGTGCCGCAGGCGCTGCCGGTGCCCGCCCCGGTCATCGCCACGCCGGTGCCCGCGCCGGCTGTGGTAGAAACCAGGCCCGTCGAAACCCCATCTGCCACCCCCACGGCGCTGCCCGCGCTGCCGCTGGAAGAACCTGCAGCGCCCCAGGAGCCGCCGCCGATGAGTGGCAGCGCGCCGCCCCTGCATCCGCCCCAATAGCGCTGCCGCCCCGAGGCGCCAGCGCCGGGTGGCAGTTGATGGGCACACTCCAGCTCTGCCAGGCAGCTCCAGCCTTTCCGTCCATGACCACTTTCCGTCCGCCGGCATCCACTGTCCCCACCGACCTGCCGGCGCCGCTCCCAGCGCCTCTGTCCCCCATGGCCCCGCCGCTGCGCCGGCGCATGGCCTGCTGGCTGTACGAAGGGATGCTGATGTTCGGCGTGGTCTTCATCGCCGGCTATCTGTTCAGCACGCTCACACAGACGCGCCACGGCCTGGACAACCGCCATGCCCTGCAGGCCTTTCTGTTCGTCGTCTTCGGGATTTATTTCACCTGGTTCTGGTCGCGCGGCCACACCCTGGCCATGAAGACCTGGCACATCCGCGTGGTCGATCGCGCCGGCCAGCGCCTGAGCCAGCCGCGCGCCCTGGCGCGCTACGTGCTGAGCTGGCTGTGGTTCCTGCCGCCGCTGGCCGTGGCCACGGCCTTTGCCCTGCCCATGGGCGAGGCACTGGTCATCCTGACCGGCTGGGTGGCGGTATGGGCGCTGCTCAGCCGCTTTCATCCGCAGCGCCAGTTCCTGCACGACGCGCTGGCCGGCACGCGCCTGATCCACCAGGAGATCGCACCGCACGCCCGCCGCAGGAAGAAGGCCAGGGAGCAGGCCCAGCGTGACTGACCTCGGCCCAGCCGCCCGGCACAAGCGCCGCACCGGCCCGAGCCGGCTGCTTCACGCCACGCGCCACTCCTGGCGCGGCCTGGCCGATGGCTGGGGCGAGAAAGCCTTTCGCCTCGAAGCCTGCCTGGCGCTGGCGCTGCTGCCAGCCGCCATCTGGCTGGGGCGCGACTGGCTGCAGACGGCCTTTCTGGCTGCCACCGTGGTGCTGGTGCTGATCGTGGAATTGCTCAACTCGGGGCTGGAGGCGGCCATCGACCGCATCGGCCCCGAATGGCACGAACTGTCGCGCCGTGCCAAGGACATGGGCAGCGCTGCCGTGCTGCTCAGCCTGCTGCTGTGCGCTGGCAGTTTTGCTGCCGCTCTGATCCAAAGGATTCTTTCTCATGGCTGATGCCGCCGCTCCCGCTCCCGCTCCTGCCCCCGTTTCCGTTTCCTTCTCCATCTGCGTCTATCTGGGCTCGCGCCCGGGCCACAACCCGCACTTCACCGACATGGCAAGCGCCGTGGGCCGCTTCATCGGCCGCCACGGCGGCCAGCTGGTCTATGGCGGCGGGCGCAGCGGCCTGATGGGTGTGGTGGCCGAGGCCACGCGGCTGGCCGGCGGGCGCGTGGTCGGGGTGATCCCGCAGTCCCTGGTGGACAAGGAGCTGGCCAACCAGCTGTGCGACGAACTGCACATCGTGCAGACCATGCACGAGCGCAAGGCCATGATGGCCGAGCGCAGCGACGCCTTCGTCGCCCTGCCCGGCGGCATCGGCACGCTGGAGGAGCTGTTCGAGGTCTGGACCTGGCGCCAGCTGGGCTACCACGACAAGCCGGTCGGCCTGCTCAACGTCGATGGCTACTACGACCCGCTGCTGGCCTTCCTGCAGCGCAGCGTCACGGACGGTCTGATGGGCCAGTGGCAGATGGGCCTGATCCGCAGCGGCGACGATGTGGACACGCTGCTGGCCGGCCTGGTCGAGCAGGCCGGCGTGCGCCAGGCCGGCACCGAGCCGCTGCGCAGCGTCATTTGACGAAAAAATGGGCAAATCTGCCGTAAACCCAATACTGGCAAGCGTCAATAGCTATTATTAAAGTAGCAAATCAACAGCCTGCCGACCACCGGCCCGGGCCTTTCACACCCGCACCCTCTGCAACGGGCCGGGGTGGACGCCCATTCGGTGGCACGGAGCACAGTTCGGCCTGCCTCAGCCTGCCAGTGGCGCCAGCGCATCCTGCAGCTCCTGCGCCGTCTGCGGGCGCACGACGCGGGCCATCTCCTGGCCATCACGTAGAAAGACCAGCGTCGGCCACAGCTTGACGCGGTAGCTGCGCCCCAGCGGGCGGCCCGGTCCATCCTCGACCTTGATGTGCTGCACCTGCGGCCTGTCCTGCAGCGCCTGCTCGATCAGCACCTGGGCGCGCTGGCAGTGGCCGCACCAGGGCGTGCCGAATTCCAGCACG
This portion of the Melaminivora jejuensis genome encodes:
- a CDS encoding DUF3106 domain-containing protein translates to MANHWSGLNEAQKHHWLKLAAGFPSLAPQEQEWLLARLSDWASLSAQQRSQARLNYAATSTLPPDSKRAKWQAYQALSEAQRQRLAERAAAPRTSGAAPAVRPASKRLAKVPAASNMPAALPNPPKIPRPDSTHVPQALPVPAPVIATPVPAPAVVETRPVETPSATPTALPALPLEEPAAPQEPPPMSGSAPPLHPPQ
- a CDS encoding TIGR00730 family Rossman fold protein, with the protein product MADAAAPAPAPAPVSVSFSICVYLGSRPGHNPHFTDMASAVGRFIGRHGGQLVYGGGRSGLMGVVAEATRLAGGRVVGVIPQSLVDKELANQLCDELHIVQTMHERKAMMAERSDAFVALPGGIGTLEELFEVWTWRQLGYHDKPVGLLNVDGYYDPLLAFLQRSVTDGLMGQWQMGLIRSGDDVDTLLAGLVEQAGVRQAGTEPLRSVI
- a CDS encoding diacylglycerol kinase, with the translated sequence MTDLGPAARHKRRTGPSRLLHATRHSWRGLADGWGEKAFRLEACLALALLPAAIWLGRDWLQTAFLAATVVLVLIVELLNSGLEAAIDRIGPEWHELSRRAKDMGSAAVLLSLLLCAGSFAAALIQRILSHG
- a CDS encoding RDD family protein, which encodes MTTFRPPASTVPTDLPAPLPAPLSPMAPPLRRRMACWLYEGMLMFGVVFIAGYLFSTLTQTRHGLDNRHALQAFLFVVFGIYFTWFWSRGHTLAMKTWHIRVVDRAGQRLSQPRALARYVLSWLWFLPPLAVATAFALPMGEALVILTGWVAVWALLSRFHPQRQFLHDALAGTRLIHQEIAPHARRRKKAREQAQRD
- a CDS encoding thioredoxin family protein, whose protein sequence is MPYAATHLQTPPERAEVDQLTGATVLEFGTPWCGHCQRAQVLIEQALQDRPQVQHIKVEDGPGRPLGRSYRVKLWPTLVFLRDGQEMARVVRPQTAQELQDALAPLAG